Proteins encoded in a region of the Chitinivibrio alkaliphilus ACht1 genome:
- a CDS encoding TIGR02147 family protein, translating to MNSVFTYTDYRDFLRDHFEKAKKEHSHYSLRYVSQKTGVDPSFYAKILKREKHLGDDSVEAVKSILNFTHSNEAEYFTTLVHFTKTKNKKVRERLLDHLLMLRESTAHPIDDFYYFSKWYIIPVREMLAVYNIRKEDVTHLGSRFLHPLSEEEVREAVHILENLSMIGPDSSGYLKPRRDFVSTGDQWQSLGVRAFQKKMMALGSEALESTPREERDISTLTVSIDTEALPRIKKRLSRARKDIMHVVGECENPDRVYQINMQVFPLTKGEDS from the coding sequence GTGAATTCAGTTTTTACCTATACCGATTACCGTGATTTTCTCCGGGACCATTTTGAGAAGGCCAAGAAAGAGCATTCCCATTATTCTCTGCGCTATGTATCACAGAAGACAGGGGTTGATCCCAGTTTTTATGCAAAAATACTCAAGCGGGAAAAACACCTCGGTGACGACTCAGTGGAGGCGGTAAAGAGTATCCTCAATTTTACTCACTCCAATGAGGCGGAGTATTTTACCACCCTGGTTCATTTTACCAAAACAAAGAACAAGAAAGTGCGTGAACGCCTCCTTGATCACTTGCTCATGTTGAGAGAAAGTACTGCCCATCCCATTGATGATTTCTATTATTTTTCAAAGTGGTATATTATTCCCGTGCGGGAAATGCTGGCCGTGTACAATATCAGAAAAGAAGATGTTACACATCTTGGTAGCCGTTTCCTTCACCCCCTTTCAGAAGAAGAGGTTCGTGAGGCTGTGCATATCCTTGAAAATTTATCCATGATTGGCCCCGACAGCTCGGGGTATCTCAAACCCCGCAGGGACTTTGTTTCCACGGGGGATCAATGGCAGTCCCTCGGAGTGCGCGCCTTTCAGAAAAAAATGATGGCCCTGGGGTCAGAGGCCCTGGAGAGTACTCCCCGGGAGGAACGGGATATTTCAACCCTTACGGTAAGCATAGACACAGAGGCTTTGCCAAGAATAAAAAAGCGACTTTCCCGGGCGCGCAAGGATATTATGCATGTTGTGGGTGAGTGTGAAAATCCCGATCGGGTGTACCAGATTAATATGCAGGTGTTTCCCCTCACGAAGGGAGAGGATTCGTGA